GAGCGCGCTTTCGCTTATAATACCTGATACAGCTGTGTTTCTAAAAGCTTTTGCAAATTGTCTATTATCAGAGTAAATGATTGTATGAATTAATTTTATGATATCTTTATCATCCTGATATAGCTTCAATGCTTCAGACAAAACTAATTCAGCATTTTTAGCAAAAAAGTCATCAAGTTTAGGAGTATAATTACTAAAACTACTCGCTATATCATGAAAATCAGCTGCTTCAAAACAATCATTCCAAGGCAACCATTGTTCACTAGACTTCTTTTGAAACTAGAGAATGATGTAGAATGGTGTTATAAAAATCTAATTTGAAGTAATAATGAAATTAGATCAGATTAAAGAGTTAAAGGATGAAAAATTTCGTCGATTAACAGGAGTAAGGAAGAGGACATTTTCAAAGATGGTGGATATTTTGAGGAAAGCTGATGGTCTTAAGAAATCAAAAGGTGGACGTAAAAATAAGCTCAATTTGGAGGAACAGTTGCTGATGGTGTTAGAATACCTTAGAGAATACCGTACTTATTTCCATATAGGTCAGAACTATGGAATTAGTGAAAGTTCAGCATATAAAGCTGTAAAATGGGTAGAAGACACCCTAGTTAAACACGCAAACTTTGCTCTTCCAGGCCGTAAAGCTTTAATGAAGAGTGATATGAATTATGAAGTAGTCTTGATTGATGATACTGAGAGTCCTATAGAAAGACCTAAAAAAAACAAAAATTCTATTATTCAGGAAAGAAGAAAAGGTATACACTAAAAACTCAAATAGTGGTAGATAAGAAAACGCGCCAAGTAATATGTACAGATTTTTCTAACGGTAAAAAACATGACTTTAGATTATTTAAGAAATCCAAAATTCTTATCCATCCTAAGGTAAAAGTGATTACTGATACAGGATATCAAGGCATACAAAAAATTCACAATAATTCTGAATTACCAAAGAAAAAAAGCAAGAAAAATCCTTTAACTAAAAATGATAAAAAGAATAATCGGTAGATTCGCAGGAGAAAGAGTTGTAAATGAAAACGTTATTGGTGCGCTAAAACGCTTCAAAATTATTGCTGACAAATATCGAAATAGACGTAAAAGATTCTCTCTTAGATTTAATTTGATCTCTGGCATTTATAATTTTGAACTACTTTAACCAGTTTCGAAATAGGTCAACTATTTTTTTCCAAAGGATTAAGCAGCTTATCACATTTAGGATCAAAAAATCTATCAATAAAAGTTCCAGTTGTGTCTACAATTATTGCTCGATCTTTGTGTAATCGAATTTGTGGTAGCAGTTCATTAAGCATATTGGTTTTACCAGTACCTGTTGTTCCAGTAATCAGAATGTGCAGCCTTTCACTATTCTTTACTAATGGCAAGCCTGCAAAACAGATTTTTGAGGCCTTTTTAGCGCTTTTTAGCATTTTAGATAGGTATTTCAGCGCCTCTAATTTTGGCCTTAATAATCGTGTTTTTGCCTTGAGATGTAAAGAAAACAATTGAGATTATCACACCAATAGCAAAAACAATTAAGCTTTCTAACAATGCTGAATTGATTAGGAATTCCCATAATTGCTGTATTTTAAATCCATGTTGGCCTGTATAAAACTCATGCAAAAAGTCTTGAGCATTGAGGTGCATCCATTTTTTAAACCTTAAACTATAAAACTTAATGCCTATTTGATCGATATCATAAAAATGCTCACCAATTGCTAGCTTAAGCTGCACATATCTTTCAATTACAAAATAATACAAACTGCTCAGAAATACTTTTTGATATACCAGAAATAGATTCTAATGTGATATAATCATAAATTGGAAATATATCTCCAATCGAAGATAAAAAGGCTATTTCATGGTTACTAAATTCAGTATTATAATCAAACTTATTTTTTAGATTAGTCAATTGTTGTTTAGCTTTACCTGCATAAGACTGCTCTGGTGATATTGTTATATTTCGTCGCAAGCTTGGATGCAAGCAACTGACATTATCACAACTGTAAATCGAGGCTGATTCTCCGCCTTTTAAATGACTAATCCAACTTTTTTCATCCTGAGCTAATGAGTCATAAAAGTGTACATTATTGTTTGTAACCACGATAGTGCCAGTCATAGACATGATTGAATCATGCATATCTGATGGTATTCCAACCTTTGCTGCTGCTTTAGTGAAGATGTTATAATCATTCTAGCATTAGCTCTGAATCCTTATTTTGTGCTTGTCGCAGAGCTTGTTTTTGAGCTAAATCATTACGACATTTTTTACTAGCAGCAAAATAATCAAATCCACTTTGTGACTGTATATCACGGCAAACAGCTTCTCTCATAGCCCAGTTTCTTGGTAAAGCTGTAGCAAATAATGCTTTTGTTAATTCACAATCTCCTTTGGCAAATTGATTCATCTCCATTGCTAGATTACGCAAGTCCTTGAGAGCGTTCTCAATCTGTGGAGCAAATGTTTTTAATCCTAATGAAAATGCATAAACTTTAGCTTGAGAACCAATGTTTTTCATTAGTTGAACTAATTCTTCTCCAGAAATAACAGAGAAGCTACCAAGATAGGCGTCAATACCGCTACAGCTCATGTTTAAAGATGGTGGAGTTATAGCAAATGGCTGAAAGGATGTTTGGCTTGTTCGAGCAGACAATCCACCAGCTGCATAATATCCAGCCGCTTGATCTTGATATGATCCAGATCTGGTAACATTAACACTCATTCCTTGAAATACATTTTCGATATTCCAAGCTAGTGATACTGGAGCTTGTAGCGAAAATAATGCTGCAATAACATAAACTCTGATTCTGATGCTCATCTAGTCTCCAACTTATGATAATATCTATCGATTGCTAGAATATTGTCGATAATTTTATCTTCAGAAATTATGCCTCTAGCTACTGCATATATTTTTTTACCATCGCTAGCTACTAGATATAACACAGGTACAATATGCTTAGGGTTTAGTTTATTAAGCAACTCATTATTCTTACTGACAGCTAGCAACTGAAATGCATATTTATTAGCAAAGCCATGAACAATAGGCATAAAGGCCTTACAGAGCAAGCAATCTTCTTTAACTTGTAAAATTAATCCCCAGTTTTTAGCAATGTTTTTAAGTTTTGAGTCATTTTTCTGCTCTGATTTTTCTTGATATAGCTTTCTATGTAAGCTATTAGATGGCTCATTAGCATTAATCAGTTGATAATCAAGTAGAGTAGCTAGTTGCCACATAGTAGCAAACTTATGTGCCTTCTCCATGATTTGTTTCTGTAGCCTTTGAGCTGTAATCACATTTTCGAGCGTTGGATTATCAAGCGCTATACGCTGAGCTCGATTAAATTGCTCCTTTAATTCCTCGATTCTATGATCATGGGCCAAATTTATCAACTTAGAAGTAGAGTCATCAAGCTCATGATCATGTTTATCATTGTACCATAAAAACCCTGTAGGCAAAGAGTTAGCAGTAGCTAATTCTATCGACAAGTAACCAAATAGCACTATTATTACCGATAAGTGTATTGCATTCATTCTCTCAATCCCAAGGGATACCACTATCATAGTTCATCCACCATTGATCTTCAGCATTGGCTATTTCTGCAGTATCTTTTTTTGAAACAGGTAAAAGATAATCTTCAATATTTTTTATATGATTTTTAAAAAATTTTCTCATTTCTTCTTTAGTAATCACACGGCTAGATCGTATAATGGCTTGTTGCCAAATAGAATGCAAATGTGTTAAGTCACGTAAATAAGATGCTGTATGTTCACCATAAGAAGAATATATTTTATAAATCACCTCTTTTTGTTGCCTAGTATAAATACTGAAATCTATTTCTCATGGAGCAGGAATTGCATTAGCTTCAAAGCCGCCAAATAAAGAACGTAAATGCCGTACTACAGGTCCATTTTCCCAGGCTTCAATATCTTCTTTAAAAAGAGGCTTATCAAATAAAGCTAGATGCATACCTTGGGCAAAATACACTAATTTTTGCAGTTTTAATTGAGTTATTACATCTCCTGCTTCTCTATCAACCAATACTAGAAAATAGCTAGCAACATCAAAACAACTCAATAACTCACCCTTTTGTTGTATAGTCATGATTTTATTATTATATCTTATGACTATTTTATAACAATTTGTATCACAAATAAATCATGATAATGCCTTATAATACCTGCTTATTACAGATATCATTTAAAAATCAAGATTACTTTTTAATACCTGCAATTTTTTGTTTGAGATATTTATTAACTGGTATGCCAGTACATTATTATGGTCATATTTAATAGCTAGATTACAACTTTCTATTGCTTCTTGATATTGTCCTAATTCATATAAACCAACTCCTTTATAAACATAAGATACTGCTAAATCTGGTTTGTACTTAATAGCTAAATCAAAATTTTCTATTGCTTTCTGAAATTGTCCTAATGTACCTAAACAAACTCCTTTATAAACATAAGCTTCTGAATAATTAGGTTTATACTTAATAGCTAAATCATAATTTTCTATCGCTTTCTGCAATTGTCTTAATTTACCTAAACAAACTCCTTTATTAAAATAAACATCTGCATGATTAGGATTATACTTAATAGCTAAATCGTAGTTTTCTATTGCTTCTTTATATCGTTCTAATTCACCTAAACAAAATCCTTTATTAACATAAGCTTTTGCATAATCAGGTTTATACTTAATAGCTAAATCGTAGTTTTCTATTGCTTTCTGAAATTGTCCTAATTTATCTAAACAAAATCCTTTATTACAATAAGCTTCTGCCAAATTATGTTTGTACTTAATAGCTAAATTATAATTTTTTATTGCTTCTTTATATCGTTCTAATTCACCTAAACAAAATCCTTTATTAACATAAGCTTTTGCATAATCAGGTTTATACTTAATAGCTAAATCAAAATTTTTCATTGCTTCTTGATATTTGTTTAACTCAAGAAATGAAATTCCAACATTAAAATGTTTTTCTGCTAATATAGCTTTATCCCGAATTAATTTCTGTTGTACAGGTTGATTGTTGTTTCGTTTTGCTGCAATGGTTGTATTTAACAGTGTTAATAATAAAACAGCTGTTATATATTTTACAAATTTCATATGATTATTAATTCCCCTTTAAATTTTTGATTAGCTACTGAACACCAAATAATTACTAAATTATAGGTGTTACAATTAATCCTTCTTTTATATTTTTTTTCAGTCTTATCAATAAGACTATCAGAAATTCTATTAATATTCTTTATTTTTTTTATTATTACAACCAGTTATAACAAATTATGTTGCATTAAATACGTGTGATTTTCTATAGGTAAAGGCATTGATATAAAGTCAATAGATACCGTGATAAGAATCAAGAAAAGAAATAATAATTTTATAAAAAAGATGTAAGTTTTTATAAAATTATTATTTCTGATTGATTAAAACATTAGGATTAAAAGGAGAATTATGCTTTAAAACACCATAAATGATATGTAATAACTTACGCATAGCGGCAATAAGGATAAGCATTTTGGGTTTGCCAGTATCAGACAAACGTTGAGAAAATTGCTTGATAATACAATTATGTCTTAAGGCAGACATAGCAGGCATATAAAAAGACTTACGTAGATCTGAATTACCAGTTCTAGAGATTATACTAGCCCCCCGCACGGAACTGCCAGATTGACGATGCTTAGGATTAAGAC
This genomic interval from Orientia tsutsugamushi contains the following:
- a CDS encoding Panacea domain-containing protein encodes the protein MTIQQKGELLSCFDVASYFLVLVDREAGDVITQLKLQKLVYFAQGMHLALFDKPLFKEDIEAWENGPVVRHLRSLFGGFEANAIPAP
- a CDS encoding tetratricopeptide repeat protein; this translates as MKFVKYITAVLLLTLLNTTIAAKRNNNQPVQQKLIRDKAILAEKHFNVGISFLELNKYQEAMKNFDLAIKYKPDYAKAYVNKGFCLGELERYKEAIKNYNLAIKYKHNLAEAYCNKGFCLDKLGQFQKAIENYDLAIKYKPDYAKAYVNKGFCLGELERYKEAIENYDLAIKYNPNHADVYFNKGVCLGKLRQLQKAIENYDLAIKYKPNYSEAYVYKGVCLGTLGQFQKAIENFDLAIKYKPDLAVSYVYKGVGLYELGQYQEAIESCNLAIKYDHNNVLAYQLINISNKKLQVLKSNLDF
- a CDS encoding conjugal transfer protein TraF encodes the protein MNAIHLSVIIVLFGYLSIELATANSLPTGFLWYNDKHDHELDDSTSKLINLAHDHRIEELKEQFNRAQRIALDNPTLENVITAQRLQKQIMEKAHKFATMWQLATLLDYQLINANEPSNSLHRKLYQEKSEQKNDSKLKNIAKNWGLILQVKEDCLLCKAFMPIVHGFANKYAFQLLAVSKNNELLNKLNPKHIVPVLYLVASDGKKIYAVARGIISEDKIIDNILAIDRYYHKLETR